In the genome of Andrena cerasifolii isolate SP2316 chromosome 5, iyAndCera1_principal, whole genome shotgun sequence, one region contains:
- the Rhogapp190 gene encoding rho GTPase-activating protein 190 isoform X2, with the protein MARKGDNIKTINVAVVGLSGTEKDKGQLGVGKSCLCNRFMRSLNDDYNVDHISVLSQSDFSGRVVNNDHFLYWGEVTKMAEDGTEYQFQVIEHTEFIDDASFQPFKGGKMEPYAKRCAATKITSAEKLMYICKNQLGIEKEYEQKVLPDGKLNIDGFLCVFDVSVVPNRSMEKQVEIVANIMNNLMKTKKPIVLVTTKNDDANEQYVKEAEKLVMRKEYKSSILIVETSAHENINIDLAFIIVAQLIDKTKTRSKVTPFAEAARARKELLDASTESLQRLIRIHVTDYRALWSHASKKLAQHKEFTTFVELFGIDATQRLFRRHIKKLKDEQVAKKIQGYLNMLPDILHEMCSGLTNLINEEWSAVQQYMKEHPDFHQYFYECPEDISWIDCDFGDNNGTKIPYDVLETPEAANVFKTHTSMLQQEQRRLELPKRWKKQFKQLLEETGYVTPGKHLSEVRVLFMGRECFEALSHHDCQEIYDQHQKEIVEKAKHNFQELLLEHADLFYHFKSIAPSGTITQDDIKEITDALVDDFRYKALDRLDQDRKLMLFQHLGFVHCPIREHCPAYPNCMDALIERILGTKAHRPSSWNHSSQWQLTSDNNQLNLVILGSNGLGEEFAREIRAQTEDDEVEIDCQLYTLGYRIIDGDVGLPHNSFTTSDFMPHGSFCIYSNEDSFEYIRSSLEKTLLSNLEQEDRLPFQGLPIVIMFVPESTIDEMEAIRLREEGQNLADSLQCPFIDVCIEDLEQDKRFPTPLVKDALQQLIQSINHRAGFLNIYQSVIECLEPDIRIIMCMFCGDPYSVENVLGPLLNHQCCFLSGDRSIVLETFLGESKRRVEVIISSFHGANAFRDELVHGFILVYSTKRKASLATLNAFSMNIPNLPIQIMAVTDTGGANAFFSSDLSHLLITEGNATADRLQAHFMTSASSCQQKTAFYTPFFKEVWEKKPEIEQAFNMEEPGNLNDSGEGTLEYSALHPMPPPRHESYHLQTPDDGSGSESYEQLTPDGDLGDTGLNEQFADNRATPSDDSDIYSQVDFYREDRERDLLKTGDITSKLSGWVKDTFMHQDGVTNSYPHRAFTTGRRHISQTKPRPKGNSQTLKQPGKINLKDFSNVTDVIAKMTIGEKDEHGPKMTMGHAPLATPELVDLGSEYAQVKDVVYSSYDGGYMYALVQDSIGNNKTKLRHRREKGQPSYSDSDSERSSLERHRVADVSGKGNKKPATHKRIRKKTSLASMGSGDGIIQLGYSVKEDKNWRLNTVERVSSETPDSSESSDPDITSRSRSKQYRHAAANLRKRFGNSLPQQHLPATSQRPYNMKHMTQEMFSASSRHRSDNTFGNIPDDESSLDVSSPREINSPSFGILNKVKDGDKLNRKKDKQKAKEDEKLEKRRQKEEKLKKNAEKEKEREKKKQEKIKQTKGSGGGLSQVQQQPLIEDFAQSETNRIPLFLEKCVQFIEDEGLDSEGIYRVPGNRAHVELLFQKFEEDGNVDIHALDIPVNAVATALKDFFSKRLPPLIDKDRMTELEDISGARGISKPMSATCMNMEDRSCRLLALRFMLNKLNPVNFDVLKFIFHHFVKVAENCKLNSMDSKNLAICWWPTLLPIEFNDLGRFESMRPYLEDVVQTMIDQYPFLFCGEEAIVMV; encoded by the exons ATGGCAAGGAAAGGTGATAACATTAAGACTATCAATGTTGCTGTCGTCGGTCTTTCGGGCACTGAGAAAGACAAAGGGCAGCTCGGCGTTGGGAAATCATGTCTGTGTAATCGTTTCATGCGTTCTTTGAACGATGATTATAACGTGGACCATATATCAGTGTTGTCACAG TCGGATTTCAGTGGCCGAGTGGTGAACAACGATCACTTCCTATATTGGGGGGAAGTGACGAAGATGGCTGAAGATGGAACAGAATATCAGTTTCAAGTGATAGAGCACACTGAGTTTATAGATGATGCGTCTTTCCAGCCGTTCAAAGGTGGTAAGATGGAGCCATACGCGAAGAGATGCGCGGCCACGAAAATTACCAGTGCAGAGAAGCTTATGTACATTTGCAAGAATCAATTGGGTATAGAGAAAGAGTACGAGCAGAAAGTTCTGCCGGATGGTAAATTAAatatcgatggttttttgtgtgTATTCGATGTAAGTGTTGTGCCGAACAGGTCTATGGAAAAGCAAGTTGAAATAGTAGCAAACATAATGAATAATCTAATGAAAACTAAGAAGCCCATTGTCTTGGTAACGACTAAGAACGACGATGCGAATGAGCAGTACGTGAAAGAGGCTGAGAAATTGGTAATGCGTAAAGAATATAAAAGTTCGATTTTAATAGTCGAAACCTCGGCGCACGAGAATATTAATATCGATTTGGCATTTATAATTGTGGCTCAATTAATTGATAAGACCAAAACGCGCAGTAAAGTGACGCCGTTCGCTGAAGCGGCCAGAGCCAGGAAGGAGCTTCTGGACGCATCGACGGAATCTCTGCAAAGATTAATCCGAATACACGTTACTGATTATCGAGCACTGTGGTCTCACGCATCTAAGAAGCTGGCGCAGCACAAAGAATTTACAACGTTTGTGGAGCTGTTTGGCATCGATGCAACCCAAAGATTATTTAGGAGACACATCAAGAAGTTGAAAGATGAACAAGTGGCAAAGAAAATTCAGGGATATTTGAACATGCTACCTGACATCCTTCACGAAATGTGCTCTGGCTTAACAAACTTGATTAACGA AGAATGGTCGGCGGTACAACAATATATGAAAGAACATCCCGATTTTCATCAATATTTCTACGAATGCCCCGAGGATATTTCGTGGATCGATTGTGATTTCGGTGACAACAATGGAACAAAGATTCCGTACGATGTTTTGGAAACACCGGAGGCTGCAAATGTCTTTAAGACTCACACAAGTATGCTGCAACAAGAGCAACGACGTTTAGA ACTTCCCAAAAG ATGGAAGAAGCAGTTTAAGCAACTGTTAGAAGAAACTGGTTACGTTACGCCAGGAAAGCACTTATCCGAAGTCAGAGTGCTTTTTATGGGCAGGGAGTGCTTTGAGGCTCTTTCTCACCACGATTGCCAAGAGATATATGACCAACATCAGAAAGAAATTGTTGAGAAAGCCAAACATAACTTTCAA GAACTGTTACTGGAACATGCCGATTTGTTCTACCACTTCAAGAGTATAGCTCCGTCTGGAACTATAACACAAGATGACATTAAGGAAATAACGGATGCGTTGGTGGACGATTTTAG GTATAAAGCTTTAGATAGACTGGATCAAGATAGAAAATTAATGCTTTTTCAACACTTGGGTTTTGTACATTGTCCGATAAGGGAGCACTGTCCGGCTTATCCGAACTGCATGGACGCGCTCATAGAACGAATACTCGGAACGAAAGCCCACAG GCCTTCTTCCTGGAACCACAGTAGCCAGTGGCAGTTGACATCTGATAACAATCAATTAAATTTAGTTATACTTGGAAGTAATGGGCTGGGCGAAGAGTTCGCTCGTGAAATAAGAGCCCAGACAGAGGACGACGAAGTGGAGATCGATTGTCAATTGTATACGCTTGGATATCGAATTATTGACGGAGATGTTGGTCTGCCGCACAATTCATTTACTACTTCTGACTTTATGCCACACG GATCCTTTTGTATTTACTCGAACGAGGATTCGTTTGAATATATCCGCTCTTCTCTGGAGAAGACATTATTGTCAAATCTGGAGCAAGAGGACAGGTTGCCATTTCAAGGATTACCTATTGTTATCATGTTTGTGCCAGAATCCACTATAGATGAGATGGAAGCGATAAGGCTTAGGGAAGAGGGCCAGAATCTTGCAGACAG CTTGCAGTGCCCCTTTATCGATGTCTGCATAGAAGACTTAGAACAAGACAAAAGGTTTCCTACTCCACTCGTGAAGGATGCATTACAGCAGCTGATACAATCCATAAATCACAGAGCAggttttctgaatatttaccaAAGCGTCATCGAATGCCTAGAGCCCGATATTAG aataATAATGTGCATGTTTTGCGGAGATCCTTATTCCGTGGAGAATGTGCTTGGCCCTTTACTCAATCATCAGTGTTGTTTTCTTAgtggcgatcgatcgatcgttttGGAAACATTTCTAGGAGAATCGAAACGGAGAGTTGAAGTTATAATCTCAAGTTTCCACGGGGCGAATGCATTTAGAGACGAGTTGGTGCACGGTTTTATATTGGTTTATTCGACGAAACGGAAAGCATCGCTCGCGACCCTTAA CGCATTCTCCATGAATATACCAAACCTACCGATTCAAATAATGGCTGTGACTGATACTGGAGGTGCTAACGCTTTCTTCAGTAGTGACTTGAGTCATTTACTTATCACGGAAGGGAATGCAACGGCCGATAGATTACAAGCACATTTTATGACCTCAGCGTCCAGTTGCCAACAGAAAA CGGCATTTTATACACCGTTCTTCAAGGAAGTGTGGGAGAAGAAGCCCGAAATCGAGCAGGCATTTAACATGGAAGAGCCGGGCAATTTGAACGACAGCGGCGAAGGAACTTTAGAATATTCCGCTCTGCACCCTATGCCGCCGCCGCGGCACGAAAGCTACCACCTCCAAACGCCCGATGACGG AAGCGGCTCCGAGTCGTACGAGCAGTTAACTCCTGACGGTGATCTCGGGGACACAGGTCTGAACGAACAGTTTGCGGACAATAGAGCCACGCCTAGCGACGACAGTGATATTTATAGTCAAGTAGATTTTTATAGAGAAGACAGGGAAAGGGATTTGTTAAAGACGGGAGATATTACAAGCAAACTATCCG GTTGGGTGAAGGATACGTTTATGCACCAAGACGGAGTAACCAATAGTTACCCTCACAGAGCATTCACTACGGGTAGACGCCATATATCCCAAACGAAGCCGCGGCCGAAAGGGAACAGCCAAACTCTGAAGCAACCCGGAAAGATCAATTTGAAGGACTTCTCGAACGTAACGGACGTCATAGCTAAAATGACCATAGGCGAGAAGGACGAGCACGGCCCGAAAATGACAATGGGCCATGCTCCCCTCGCTACGCCTGAATTGGTAGATCTGGGCTCTGAGTACGCCCAAGTGAAGGATGTTGTATATTCTTCTTATGACGGTGGTTATATGTACGCTTTGGTACAAGACTCCATTGGGAATAACAAAACAAAGCTGCGCCATAGACGCGAGAAGGGCCAACCCT CGTACAGCGACTCTGATTCGGAGCGAAGTTCTCTGGAAAGGCACAGGGTAGCCGACGTCTCGGGCAAAGGGAACAAGAAACCAGCGACGCACAAAAGGATTCGTAAAAAAACGTCTTTGGCTAGCATGGGAAGCGGAGACGGTATTATTCAGCTGGGTTACAGTGTCAAAGAAGATAAAAATTGGCGACTAAATACAGTTGAAAGAG TATCCAGTGAGACTCCAGACTCGTCCGAGTCCAGTGATCCAGACATTACTTCGAGATCGAGATCGAAACAATACAGACACGCGGCCGCGAATCTGCGGAAGAGATTTGGGAATTCGTTGCCGCAACAACACTTGCCCGCAACGTCGCAACGCCCGTACAACATGAAGCATATGACGCAAGAGATGTTCAGCGCTTCCT cgAGGCACAGGAGTGACAATACCTTTGGCAACATTCCAGATGACGAGTCCAGCCTGGACGTTTCGTCGCCGCGAGAGATTAATTCTCCTAGT TTCGGTATATTAAACAAGGTAAAGGATGGCGATAAATTGAACAGAAAGAAGGACAAGCAAAAGGCGAAGGAGGACGAAAAGCTGGAGAAACGTCGGCAGAAAGAGGAGAAGCTGAAGAAAAAcgcggagaaggagaaggaaagggagaagaagaagcaggagAAGATAAAGCAGACTAAAGGGTCTGGCGGAGGATTGAGTCAAGTGCAGCAGCAGCCTTTGATCGAAGACTTTGCTCAGAGCGAGACGAATCGAATACCTCTGTTCCTCGAGAAATGCGTGCAATTTATCGAGGACGAGGGATTGGATTCCGAAGGTATATATAGGGTTCCTGGAAATCGAGCGCACGTTGAACTTCTCTTTCAGAAATTCGAAGAAG ATGGAAATGTGGACATACACGCATTGGATATACCAGTTAATGCCGTTGCAACCGCTCTAAAAGACTTCTTTTCAAAGAGGCTACCGCCGCTGATCGACAAAGATCGCATGACCGAGCTCGAGGACATATCGG GTGCACGCGGTATCAGCAAACCAATGTCCGCAACATGCATGAACATGGAGG ATCGAAGCTGCAGATTATTGGCCCTACGTTTCATGCTCAACAAATTGAACCCGGTGAACTTCGATGTACTGAAATTTATCTTTCACCATTTTGTAAA AGTGGCCGAGAATTGTAAACTAAACAGTATGGACAGTAAAAATCTGGCGATCTGCTGGTGGCCTACGCTATTACCCATAGAATTTAACGATCTCGGCAGATTCGAGTCGATGAGGCCATACTTGGAGGACGTCGTGCAAACGATGATCGATCAGTATCCCTTCCTGTTCTGCGGCGAGGAGGCTATCGTAATGGTGTAG
- the Rhogapp190 gene encoding rho GTPase-activating protein 190 isoform X4 has product MARKGDNIKTINVAVVGLSGTEKDKGQLGVGKSCLCNRFMRSLNDDYNVDHISVLSQSDFSGRVVNNDHFLYWGEVTKMAEDGTEYQFQVIEHTEFIDDASFQPFKGGKMEPYAKRCAATKITSAEKLMYICKNQLGIEKEYEQKVLPDGKLNIDGFLCVFDVSVVPNRSMEKQVEIVANIMNNLMKTKKPIVLVTTKNDDANEQYVKEAEKLVMRKEYKSSILIVETSAHENINIDLAFIIVAQLIDKTKTRSKVTPFAEAARARKELLDASTESLQRLIRIHVTDYRALWSHASKKLAQHKEFTTFVELFGIDATQRLFRRHIKKLKDEQVAKKIQGYLNMLPDILHEMCSGLTNLINEEWSAVQQYMKEHPDFHQYFYECPEDISWIDCDFGDNNGTKIPYDVLETPEAANVFKTHTSMLQQEQRRLEWKKQFKQLLEETGYVTPGKHLSEVRVLFMGRECFEALSHHDCQEIYDQHQKEIVEKAKHNFQELLLEHADLFYHFKSIAPSGTITQDDIKEITDALVDDFRYKALDRLDQDRKLMLFQHLGFVHCPIREHCPAYPNCMDALIERILGTKAHRPSSWNHSSQWQLTSDNNQLNLVILGSNGLGEEFAREIRAQTEDDEVEIDCQLYTLGYRIIDGDVGLPHNSFTTSDFMPHGSFCIYSNEDSFEYIRSSLEKTLLSNLEQEDRLPFQGLPIVIMFVPESTIDEMEAIRLREEGQNLADSLQCPFIDVCIEDLEQDKRFPTPLVKDALQQLIQSINHRAGFLNIYQSVIECLEPDIRIIMCMFCGDPYSVENVLGPLLNHQCCFLSGDRSIVLETFLGESKRRVEVIISSFHGANAFRDELVHGFILVYSTKRKASLATLNAFSMNIPNLPIQIMAVTDTGGANAFFSSDLSHLLITEGNATADRLQAHFMTSASSCQQKTAFYTPFFKEVWEKKPEIEQAFNMEEPGNLNDSGEGTLEYSALHPMPPPRHESYHLQTPDDGMSVTFRSGSESYEQLTPDGDLGDTGLNEQFADNRATPSDDSDIYSQVDFYREDRERDLLKTGDITSKLSGWVKDTFMHQDGVTNSYPHRAFTTGRRHISQTKPRPKGNSQTLKQPGKINLKDFSNVTDVIAKMTIGEKDEHGPKMTMGHAPLATPELVDLGSEYAQVKDVVYSSYDGGYMYALVQDSIGNNKTKLRHRREKGQPSYSDSDSERSSLERHRVADVSGKGNKKPATHKRIRKKTSLASMGSGDGIIQLGYSVKEDKNWRLNTVERVSSETPDSSESSDPDITSRSRSKQYRHAAANLRKRFGNSLPQQHLPATSQRPYNMKHMTQEMFSASYDESSLDVSSPREINSPSFGILNKVKDGDKLNRKKDKQKAKEDEKLEKRRQKEEKLKKNAEKEKEREKKKQEKIKQTKGSGGGLSQVQQQPLIEDFAQSETNRIPLFLEKCVQFIEDEGLDSEGIYRVPGNRAHVELLFQKFEEDGNVDIHALDIPVNAVATALKDFFSKRLPPLIDKDRMTELEDISGARGISKPMSATCMNMEDRSCRLLALRFMLNKLNPVNFDVLKFIFHHFVKVAENCKLNSMDSKNLAICWWPTLLPIEFNDLGRFESMRPYLEDVVQTMIDQYPFLFCGEEAIVMV; this is encoded by the exons ATGGCAAGGAAAGGTGATAACATTAAGACTATCAATGTTGCTGTCGTCGGTCTTTCGGGCACTGAGAAAGACAAAGGGCAGCTCGGCGTTGGGAAATCATGTCTGTGTAATCGTTTCATGCGTTCTTTGAACGATGATTATAACGTGGACCATATATCAGTGTTGTCACAG TCGGATTTCAGTGGCCGAGTGGTGAACAACGATCACTTCCTATATTGGGGGGAAGTGACGAAGATGGCTGAAGATGGAACAGAATATCAGTTTCAAGTGATAGAGCACACTGAGTTTATAGATGATGCGTCTTTCCAGCCGTTCAAAGGTGGTAAGATGGAGCCATACGCGAAGAGATGCGCGGCCACGAAAATTACCAGTGCAGAGAAGCTTATGTACATTTGCAAGAATCAATTGGGTATAGAGAAAGAGTACGAGCAGAAAGTTCTGCCGGATGGTAAATTAAatatcgatggttttttgtgtgTATTCGATGTAAGTGTTGTGCCGAACAGGTCTATGGAAAAGCAAGTTGAAATAGTAGCAAACATAATGAATAATCTAATGAAAACTAAGAAGCCCATTGTCTTGGTAACGACTAAGAACGACGATGCGAATGAGCAGTACGTGAAAGAGGCTGAGAAATTGGTAATGCGTAAAGAATATAAAAGTTCGATTTTAATAGTCGAAACCTCGGCGCACGAGAATATTAATATCGATTTGGCATTTATAATTGTGGCTCAATTAATTGATAAGACCAAAACGCGCAGTAAAGTGACGCCGTTCGCTGAAGCGGCCAGAGCCAGGAAGGAGCTTCTGGACGCATCGACGGAATCTCTGCAAAGATTAATCCGAATACACGTTACTGATTATCGAGCACTGTGGTCTCACGCATCTAAGAAGCTGGCGCAGCACAAAGAATTTACAACGTTTGTGGAGCTGTTTGGCATCGATGCAACCCAAAGATTATTTAGGAGACACATCAAGAAGTTGAAAGATGAACAAGTGGCAAAGAAAATTCAGGGATATTTGAACATGCTACCTGACATCCTTCACGAAATGTGCTCTGGCTTAACAAACTTGATTAACGA AGAATGGTCGGCGGTACAACAATATATGAAAGAACATCCCGATTTTCATCAATATTTCTACGAATGCCCCGAGGATATTTCGTGGATCGATTGTGATTTCGGTGACAACAATGGAACAAAGATTCCGTACGATGTTTTGGAAACACCGGAGGCTGCAAATGTCTTTAAGACTCACACAAGTATGCTGCAACAAGAGCAACGACGTTTAGA ATGGAAGAAGCAGTTTAAGCAACTGTTAGAAGAAACTGGTTACGTTACGCCAGGAAAGCACTTATCCGAAGTCAGAGTGCTTTTTATGGGCAGGGAGTGCTTTGAGGCTCTTTCTCACCACGATTGCCAAGAGATATATGACCAACATCAGAAAGAAATTGTTGAGAAAGCCAAACATAACTTTCAA GAACTGTTACTGGAACATGCCGATTTGTTCTACCACTTCAAGAGTATAGCTCCGTCTGGAACTATAACACAAGATGACATTAAGGAAATAACGGATGCGTTGGTGGACGATTTTAG GTATAAAGCTTTAGATAGACTGGATCAAGATAGAAAATTAATGCTTTTTCAACACTTGGGTTTTGTACATTGTCCGATAAGGGAGCACTGTCCGGCTTATCCGAACTGCATGGACGCGCTCATAGAACGAATACTCGGAACGAAAGCCCACAG GCCTTCTTCCTGGAACCACAGTAGCCAGTGGCAGTTGACATCTGATAACAATCAATTAAATTTAGTTATACTTGGAAGTAATGGGCTGGGCGAAGAGTTCGCTCGTGAAATAAGAGCCCAGACAGAGGACGACGAAGTGGAGATCGATTGTCAATTGTATACGCTTGGATATCGAATTATTGACGGAGATGTTGGTCTGCCGCACAATTCATTTACTACTTCTGACTTTATGCCACACG GATCCTTTTGTATTTACTCGAACGAGGATTCGTTTGAATATATCCGCTCTTCTCTGGAGAAGACATTATTGTCAAATCTGGAGCAAGAGGACAGGTTGCCATTTCAAGGATTACCTATTGTTATCATGTTTGTGCCAGAATCCACTATAGATGAGATGGAAGCGATAAGGCTTAGGGAAGAGGGCCAGAATCTTGCAGACAG CTTGCAGTGCCCCTTTATCGATGTCTGCATAGAAGACTTAGAACAAGACAAAAGGTTTCCTACTCCACTCGTGAAGGATGCATTACAGCAGCTGATACAATCCATAAATCACAGAGCAggttttctgaatatttaccaAAGCGTCATCGAATGCCTAGAGCCCGATATTAG aataATAATGTGCATGTTTTGCGGAGATCCTTATTCCGTGGAGAATGTGCTTGGCCCTTTACTCAATCATCAGTGTTGTTTTCTTAgtggcgatcgatcgatcgttttGGAAACATTTCTAGGAGAATCGAAACGGAGAGTTGAAGTTATAATCTCAAGTTTCCACGGGGCGAATGCATTTAGAGACGAGTTGGTGCACGGTTTTATATTGGTTTATTCGACGAAACGGAAAGCATCGCTCGCGACCCTTAA CGCATTCTCCATGAATATACCAAACCTACCGATTCAAATAATGGCTGTGACTGATACTGGAGGTGCTAACGCTTTCTTCAGTAGTGACTTGAGTCATTTACTTATCACGGAAGGGAATGCAACGGCCGATAGATTACAAGCACATTTTATGACCTCAGCGTCCAGTTGCCAACAGAAAA CGGCATTTTATACACCGTTCTTCAAGGAAGTGTGGGAGAAGAAGCCCGAAATCGAGCAGGCATTTAACATGGAAGAGCCGGGCAATTTGAACGACAGCGGCGAAGGAACTTTAGAATATTCCGCTCTGCACCCTATGCCGCCGCCGCGGCACGAAAGCTACCACCTCCAAACGCCCGATGACGG TATGTCTGTAACTTTTAGAAGCGGCTCCGAGTCGTACGAGCAGTTAACTCCTGACGGTGATCTCGGGGACACAGGTCTGAACGAACAGTTTGCGGACAATAGAGCCACGCCTAGCGACGACAGTGATATTTATAGTCAAGTAGATTTTTATAGAGAAGACAGGGAAAGGGATTTGTTAAAGACGGGAGATATTACAAGCAAACTATCCG GTTGGGTGAAGGATACGTTTATGCACCAAGACGGAGTAACCAATAGTTACCCTCACAGAGCATTCACTACGGGTAGACGCCATATATCCCAAACGAAGCCGCGGCCGAAAGGGAACAGCCAAACTCTGAAGCAACCCGGAAAGATCAATTTGAAGGACTTCTCGAACGTAACGGACGTCATAGCTAAAATGACCATAGGCGAGAAGGACGAGCACGGCCCGAAAATGACAATGGGCCATGCTCCCCTCGCTACGCCTGAATTGGTAGATCTGGGCTCTGAGTACGCCCAAGTGAAGGATGTTGTATATTCTTCTTATGACGGTGGTTATATGTACGCTTTGGTACAAGACTCCATTGGGAATAACAAAACAAAGCTGCGCCATAGACGCGAGAAGGGCCAACCCT CGTACAGCGACTCTGATTCGGAGCGAAGTTCTCTGGAAAGGCACAGGGTAGCCGACGTCTCGGGCAAAGGGAACAAGAAACCAGCGACGCACAAAAGGATTCGTAAAAAAACGTCTTTGGCTAGCATGGGAAGCGGAGACGGTATTATTCAGCTGGGTTACAGTGTCAAAGAAGATAAAAATTGGCGACTAAATACAGTTGAAAGAG TATCCAGTGAGACTCCAGACTCGTCCGAGTCCAGTGATCCAGACATTACTTCGAGATCGAGATCGAAACAATACAGACACGCGGCCGCGAATCTGCGGAAGAGATTTGGGAATTCGTTGCCGCAACAACACTTGCCCGCAACGTCGCAACGCCCGTACAACATGAAGCATATGACGCAAGAGATGTTCAGCGCTTCCT ATGACGAGTCCAGCCTGGACGTTTCGTCGCCGCGAGAGATTAATTCTCCTAGT TTCGGTATATTAAACAAGGTAAAGGATGGCGATAAATTGAACAGAAAGAAGGACAAGCAAAAGGCGAAGGAGGACGAAAAGCTGGAGAAACGTCGGCAGAAAGAGGAGAAGCTGAAGAAAAAcgcggagaaggagaaggaaagggagaagaagaagcaggagAAGATAAAGCAGACTAAAGGGTCTGGCGGAGGATTGAGTCAAGTGCAGCAGCAGCCTTTGATCGAAGACTTTGCTCAGAGCGAGACGAATCGAATACCTCTGTTCCTCGAGAAATGCGTGCAATTTATCGAGGACGAGGGATTGGATTCCGAAGGTATATATAGGGTTCCTGGAAATCGAGCGCACGTTGAACTTCTCTTTCAGAAATTCGAAGAAG ATGGAAATGTGGACATACACGCATTGGATATACCAGTTAATGCCGTTGCAACCGCTCTAAAAGACTTCTTTTCAAAGAGGCTACCGCCGCTGATCGACAAAGATCGCATGACCGAGCTCGAGGACATATCGG GTGCACGCGGTATCAGCAAACCAATGTCCGCAACATGCATGAACATGGAGG ATCGAAGCTGCAGATTATTGGCCCTACGTTTCATGCTCAACAAATTGAACCCGGTGAACTTCGATGTACTGAAATTTATCTTTCACCATTTTGTAAA AGTGGCCGAGAATTGTAAACTAAACAGTATGGACAGTAAAAATCTGGCGATCTGCTGGTGGCCTACGCTATTACCCATAGAATTTAACGATCTCGGCAGATTCGAGTCGATGAGGCCATACTTGGAGGACGTCGTGCAAACGATGATCGATCAGTATCCCTTCCTGTTCTGCGGCGAGGAGGCTATCGTAATGGTGTAG